One region of Synergistaceae bacterium genomic DNA includes:
- a CDS encoding DNA-binding protein has protein sequence MKTENAVTVSGTLHLIKVDASTAGKPKKYLSFSIRQETPGADGSVRKDFLLARVYDPKLQESFRGLEEGTLLRVRGDVRSSLGSGELYINALEIEKLV, from the coding sequence ATGAAGACGGAAAACGCTGTGACTGTGTCCGGGACGCTCCATCTGATCAAGGTCGACGCATCGACCGCCGGCAAGCCCAAGAAGTACCTGTCCTTCTCCATACGCCAGGAGACGCCGGGGGCGGATGGAAGCGTCCGTAAAGATTTTCTGCTGGCCAGGGTGTACGATCCGAAGCTCCAGGAGTCCTTCAGAGGGCTGGAGGAGGGGACGCTGTTGCGGGTGCGCGGGGATGTGCGCTCCTCGCTGGGCAGCGGCGAACTCTACATCAACGCGCTCGAGATAGAGAAACTGGTGTAA
- a CDS encoding universal stress protein, which produces MKRVVVPIDGSDTSKGVVDYAIYYANREEAAEMLFLHVMTILEHEPVFYGEAEVILPPSDDTVKEEFRKFIEERMEVAGQRIPRMSISVRKGRVYDQIVRFAEEEDADIIMIGHRGLSPMQRFFLGSVAAKVVAQAPCSVYVHRPKEKREDYR; this is translated from the coding sequence ATGAAGAGAGTGGTTGTGCCCATCGACGGCAGCGATACCAGCAAGGGCGTGGTGGACTACGCGATCTACTACGCCAACAGGGAGGAGGCGGCGGAGATGCTCTTCCTGCACGTGATGACGATACTGGAGCACGAACCGGTCTTCTACGGGGAGGCCGAGGTGATACTGCCCCCGTCCGACGACACGGTGAAGGAGGAGTTCCGGAAGTTCATCGAAGAGCGAATGGAGGTCGCCGGCCAGAGGATTCCGAGGATGTCCATATCGGTGCGCAAGGGGAGGGTCTACGACCAGATAGTCCGATTCGCCGAGGAGGAGGACGCGGACATCATCATGATCGGTCACCGGGGCTTGAGCCCGATGCAGCGCTTCTTCCTGGGCAGCGTGGCGGCGAAGGTCGTCGCCCAGGCGCCGTGCAGCGTGTACGTGCACCGGCCGAAGGAGAAGAGGGAGGATTATCGGTAG
- a CDS encoding ROK family protein, with the protein MRERPLVGGIEAGGTKIVCAVGRGPDDLTRAVFPSGSDPETALGEVLGWLLAEQARRGLLRAVGIGSFGPVDLDRASPRYGFITSTPKQGWRDTDVLGRARRAFANVPVAFDTDVNAAALGERRWGAAKGLDDFVYITIGTGIGAGVVTTGKPVHGLVHPEAGHMRIPRFHGDGFPGVCPYHGDCWEGLCSGPAMKARTGMAATEISPDSEAWTLEARYTALALGNIVCTLSPRRIILGGSVPKGGLLGAERFFAMVRADLRDVLNGYVVSPSLEEGMDEYIVPPGLGDDAGVCGALALALDELDRAGR; encoded by the coding sequence ATGAGGGAGAGACCTCTTGTCGGTGGAATAGAGGCGGGGGGGACGAAGATAGTCTGCGCGGTCGGGAGAGGGCCGGACGATCTGACCAGGGCCGTCTTTCCCTCGGGGTCGGATCCGGAGACGGCGCTCGGAGAGGTTCTCGGATGGCTGCTCGCTGAACAGGCGAGACGCGGGCTGCTGCGAGCCGTCGGGATAGGGTCGTTCGGCCCTGTGGACCTGGACCGCGCCTCTCCGCGATACGGCTTCATAACCTCCACGCCGAAGCAGGGATGGCGCGACACAGACGTGCTCGGCAGGGCGAGGCGCGCCTTTGCGAACGTCCCGGTCGCGTTCGACACGGACGTGAACGCCGCTGCGCTCGGCGAGAGGAGATGGGGGGCTGCGAAGGGGCTGGACGACTTCGTGTACATCACCATCGGCACCGGAATAGGAGCCGGGGTGGTGACTACAGGAAAGCCGGTACACGGACTGGTGCACCCGGAGGCGGGGCACATGCGCATCCCGCGCTTTCACGGGGACGGCTTCCCCGGAGTCTGCCCCTACCACGGAGACTGCTGGGAGGGGCTGTGCTCGGGGCCCGCGATGAAGGCACGCACGGGGATGGCGGCGACGGAGATCTCGCCGGACTCGGAGGCGTGGACGCTGGAGGCCCGCTACACGGCCCTCGCCCTCGGCAACATCGTCTGCACCCTGTCGCCCCGGCGCATAATCCTCGGCGGCAGCGTGCCGAAGGGCGGCCTGCTCGGCGCGGAGAGATTTTTCGCGATGGTGCGCGCCGATCTGCGCGACGTTCTAAACGGATACGTTGTGTCTCCCTCGCTGGAAGAGGGGATGGACGAATACATCGTTCCCCCGGGCCTGGGCGACGACGCCGGTGTCTGCGGAGCTCTGGCCTTGGCCCTGGACGAGCTGGACCGAGCAGGGCGATAG
- a CDS encoding SH3 domain-containing protein: MKRFTMRGAFLGLTAACVLMAACASADAAMRVARVTGNGVNMRSEPSTSAGRISGLSNGDFLLVMEERRGDKHPWYGVMAEGAVEGWVYGHHVRFLTEEDRDRSYDMDVYEQFEAFHMAVLDQLPHNHEGAKERFGKPASEEHIPIPSDHDPSSIVDYYTLNYPGFELIYFESDGGSGLLGIDLPAPGLTLGKRVKIGADVSDVVLEAGAPIFCEESTLIWTDFSGYTEFYVSLDGRSVTKIKLLTWLD, translated from the coding sequence GTGAAAAGATTTACGATGAGAGGGGCGTTCTTGGGGCTGACGGCGGCATGCGTGCTCATGGCGGCATGCGCTTCGGCGGATGCGGCGATGAGGGTGGCGAGGGTGACTGGAAACGGAGTGAATATGAGAAGCGAGCCGTCGACCTCCGCCGGCAGGATCTCCGGCCTGTCGAACGGCGACTTCCTGCTTGTGATGGAGGAAAGAAGGGGGGACAAGCACCCCTGGTACGGAGTGATGGCTGAAGGCGCGGTGGAGGGATGGGTGTACGGGCATCACGTTCGGTTTCTGACGGAGGAGGATAGGGACAGGTCCTACGACATGGATGTCTACGAACAGTTCGAGGCCTTTCACATGGCGGTCCTGGACCAGCTGCCACATAACCACGAGGGAGCGAAAGAGCGCTTCGGCAAGCCCGCCTCGGAGGAACACATACCCATTCCATCGGATCACGACCCCAGCAGCATTGTCGACTACTACACTCTGAACTATCCGGGCTTCGAGCTCATCTACTTCGAGTCGGACGGCGGCTCCGGCCTGCTCGGAATCGACCTTCCGGCACCTGGCCTCACGCTTGGCAAGCGAGTGAAAATAGGGGCGGACGTGTCGGATGTGGTTCTCGAAGCGGGAGCCCCCATCTTCTGCGAGGAATCGACGCTTATTTGGACGGATTTCTCGGGTTACACGGAATTCTACGTCTCGCTCGATGGAAGGAGCGTCACGAAGATCAAGCTGTTGACCTGGCTTGACTGA
- a CDS encoding DMT family transporter codes for MLETILVILIGLAGGVAVGLQSPLAGALGQRIGPAAGSAIVHLGGLLLSLMLVLQRGGERIGEWASAPWYMLVSGTLGVVLFLTINVTLPRLGAAAMIALIIVGQLLTGVLIDTQGWLGVPVRPLDLYRAAGILLLLAGGWLLVR; via the coding sequence ATGCTTGAGACAATACTTGTAATCCTGATCGGGCTGGCCGGGGGCGTTGCGGTCGGTCTGCAGTCGCCTCTCGCCGGTGCGCTGGGACAGAGGATCGGCCCGGCGGCCGGCAGCGCGATAGTCCACCTTGGGGGGCTGCTGCTCTCCCTCATGCTGGTGCTGCAAAGGGGCGGAGAGAGGATAGGCGAGTGGGCCTCCGCTCCTTGGTACATGCTGGTCTCCGGTACCCTGGGCGTCGTGCTCTTCCTGACGATCAACGTCACTCTGCCCCGCCTGGGCGCGGCGGCGATGATAGCACTGATCATAGTGGGGCAGCTTCTCACGGGAGTGCTGATCGACACGCAGGGTTGGCTGGGCGTGCCCGTCCGCCCGCTCGACCTGTACAGGGCGGCGGGTATCCTGCTGTTGCTCGCGGGAGGCTGGCTGTTGGTGCGCTAG
- a CDS encoding DMT family transporter, whose amino-acid sequence MTTILFWSLAFVTTRLALHHFSVYSLGFLRYLAASLTLLPVALATGIKPPRREDIKWFAAAGALGFFFYMIAFNKGCETVNVSTSSVIMATVPVMTALFARMVLGESLRGVQWLAIAIEFAGIVVLTMKDGVFTINSGILWLLLAAVSLCAYNLLQRFLTRSYSALQVTTYGIFAGTIMLAVFLPGSIEEARTASGTLLSYVVFLGVFPSAIAYITWAKAFMKAERTSYVTNYMFITPFLTTLQGFLIVGELPDSATVVGGAIILSGAFLFAFASGRPADAVE is encoded by the coding sequence ATGACCACGATCCTCTTCTGGTCGCTGGCCTTCGTGACCACCCGGCTGGCGCTCCACCACTTTTCCGTGTACTCGCTGGGGTTTCTCAGGTACCTGGCGGCCTCCCTCACCCTGCTCCCGGTCGCGCTCGCCACGGGGATCAAGCCGCCCCGGCGGGAGGACATCAAGTGGTTCGCCGCGGCCGGTGCACTCGGTTTTTTCTTCTACATGATAGCCTTCAACAAGGGGTGCGAGACGGTGAACGTCTCCACCAGCAGCGTCATCATGGCCACGGTGCCGGTGATGACCGCTCTCTTCGCCCGCATGGTCTTGGGCGAGAGCCTCAGGGGAGTGCAGTGGCTGGCCATAGCCATTGAATTCGCAGGGATCGTCGTGCTCACGATGAAGGACGGCGTCTTCACCATAAACAGCGGCATACTGTGGCTGCTTCTCGCCGCCGTCTCTCTGTGCGCCTACAACCTGCTGCAGCGCTTCCTCACCAGGAGCTACTCCGCGCTGCAGGTGACCACCTACGGCATATTCGCCGGTACAATCATGCTGGCGGTCTTCCTTCCCGGTTCGATAGAAGAGGCGCGCACCGCCTCCGGAACGCTTCTATCCTACGTGGTCTTCCTGGGGGTATTCCCCAGTGCGATCGCGTACATAACGTGGGCCAAGGCCTTCATGAAGGCCGAGCGCACGTCCTACGTCACCAACTACATGTTCATAACGCCCTTCCTTACTACGCTGCAGGGCTTCCTGATCGTAGGAGAACTTCCGGACTCAGCCACCGTCGTAGGGGGCGCTATCATCCTCTCGGGGGCGTTCCTGTTCGCCTTCGCCTCAGGCAGGCCCGCCGACGCGGTAGAGTAG